The sequence TTTACATTCCAGACGTGCTCGCCGTCGCTCCGTTCTACAAGGAATGGTTTGGGCACGGTGAAGGGCTGGGCAACTTCCTGGCCTATGGCGAATATCCTTCCGGAAGCGTGAATGATCCCGCCACTTTCTACCTGCCGCGCGGCGTGATCTTGAATCGTGACTTGTCGAAAGTGCTTCCCATGGACCCGGCGAACGTCACTGAATACGTGACGCATTCGTGGTATGACTATCCGGCGGGCGACGACAAGGCGCTGCATCCTTCCCAGGGTGAAACACGCCCGCATTACTCCGGGCCCACGCCCCCGTTTGAACATCTGGATGTGGACAAGAAATATTCCTGGCTCAAGGCGCCGCGCTATCAGGACAAACCGATGGAGGTGGGGCCGCTCGCCCGCATGCTGGTGGCTTACGCTTCCGGGCACAACGACGTGCAGGCGGTCGTCAACGGCGTGCTGGCCAAGCTGGGCGCTCCGGCCACGGCGCTGTTCTCCACGCTGGGACGCATCGCCGCGCGTGCCATTGAAACCCAGATCATGGTGCACAAATTGAAGGGCTGGGTGGAAGACCTGGACCGCCACATGTCGCACGGCGAGCTCCGCATCCACGCCGGCGAGAAGTGGGACCCAGACACGTGGCCCAAGAACGCCCGCGGCTTCGGCTTCCACGAAGCGCCCCGCGGCGCCTTGGGGCACTGGGTGGAAATTGAAGACAAGAAAATCAAAAACTACCAGTGCGTGGTGCCCTCCACCTGGAACGCCGGCCCGCGTGACGCCCATGGCCAGCGCGGCGCGTATGAAGCCGCCCTGCTGAATACTCCGGTGGCCGATCCGGAGCGCCCGGTGGAAATTCTCCGCACCCTGCATTCCTTTGACCCTTGCCTGGCGTGCGCCGTGCATGTTGTGGATTTACAGGGGCGCATCATCGGCAAACGGGAAGTCGCGTAAGGAGGATTTATGGCAACAACAAGGGGCATCCCCATTGTGGCCGACCAGCCGCCGGAACAATGCCTTGCGCGCGTCTATGTGTGGCAGCTTCCGGTGCGCGTTTCACACTGGCTGATCTTCTTTGCCATCATCGCGCTCAGCTTCACCGGCTACTACATGCACAACCCGTTCGTGATCTCGCGTGCGCCCGGCACCTACATGATGGGGACCATGCGC comes from Terriglobia bacterium and encodes:
- a CDS encoding nickel-dependent hydrogenase large subunit, which gives rise to MARIVVDPVTRIEGHLRIEAQLEGNKIADAWSSGTMFRGIELILRGRDPREAWIWAQRICGVCTTVHALTSVRAVENALGIEVPDNARILRNLISGSQLVQDHVIHFYHLHALDWVDVTLALKADPAKTSALAQSISDWPKSSTTYFKGVQDRVKTLVASKQLSLFSSGYWGHPAYQLPPEANLMAVAHYIEALDFQREFIRIHAVLGGKNPHLQTYLVGGMASAIDPNEAHAPINPERITFLMKLVQSAQEFVQKVYIPDVLAVAPFYKEWFGHGEGLGNFLAYGEYPSGSVNDPATFYLPRGVILNRDLSKVLPMDPANVTEYVTHSWYDYPAGDDKALHPSQGETRPHYSGPTPPFEHLDVDKKYSWLKAPRYQDKPMEVGPLARMLVAYASGHNDVQAVVNGVLAKLGAPATALFSTLGRIAARAIETQIMVHKLKGWVEDLDRHMSHGELRIHAGEKWDPDTWPKNARGFGFHEAPRGALGHWVEIEDKKIKNYQCVVPSTWNAGPRDAHGQRGAYEAALLNTPVADPERPVEILRTLHSFDPCLACAVHVVDLQGRIIGKREVA